A genomic window from Longimicrobiales bacterium includes:
- a CDS encoding branched-chain amino acid ABC transporter permease: MTELLQNLIDGLGRGSIYALLALGVAVVFGVMHLLNFAHGELITVSGYATFWAMAAGWSWYLTVPLIVAVSVATSLAIERVAFSRVRGADDFTLLLTSFGVHFVVSAIFLLYVSASVKTFPRPGWVTNTYALGSLRVEVFDTVVIGVTVVTLLATTLLLQRTMFGLALRAAAADFDTARLMGVRSNSVIRGAFALSGLLAGIASVFWLMRAGSISPSAGINPMLKGVLAALVGGLGSLRGAVLGGLALGLAEVLLRSRLPDSVASLTEGVVFLLIALLFIFRPQGIVTVTHAERV, from the coding sequence TCATTGATGGCCTCGGCCGCGGGAGCATCTATGCCCTGCTGGCGCTGGGTGTCGCAGTCGTCTTCGGTGTCATGCACCTGCTCAACTTCGCCCACGGTGAACTCATCACGGTTTCGGGTTATGCCACGTTCTGGGCCATGGCAGCCGGTTGGTCGTGGTACCTGACCGTGCCCCTCATCGTGGCCGTCTCCGTTGCGACGTCGTTGGCCATCGAGCGTGTCGCTTTCAGCCGGGTGAGGGGCGCCGATGACTTCACCCTGCTCCTTACCTCGTTCGGTGTGCACTTCGTGGTGTCGGCCATCTTCCTGTTGTATGTGTCGGCCTCGGTAAAGACCTTTCCCCGTCCTGGCTGGGTCACGAATACCTACGCACTTGGGTCGTTGAGGGTTGAGGTCTTCGACACGGTCGTTATCGGTGTCACCGTCGTCACGCTCCTCGCAACCACCCTCCTACTGCAGCGGACCATGTTTGGTCTGGCTCTGCGAGCGGCCGCGGCCGATTTTGACACTGCTCGGCTGATGGGCGTCCGTTCCAACTCTGTTATCCGTGGAGCCTTCGCGCTGTCAGGACTGTTGGCAGGTATTGCCAGCGTGTTCTGGCTGATGCGGGCCGGGAGTATCAGCCCGTCTGCCGGCATCAACCCCATGCTCAAAGGAGTTCTCGCAGCCCTGGTTGGTGGCCTTGGCAGCCTCCGCGGAGCGGTCCTGGGCGGACTAGCCCTCGGCCTGGCAGAGGTGCTCCTGCGCTCCCGCCTACCCGATTCGGTGGCCAGCCTCACTGAGGGTGTCGTCTTTCTCCTCATCGCTCTGCTCTTCATCTTCCGTCCACAGGGCATCGTCACAGTGACCCACGCGGAGCGGGTCTGA